The Commensalibacter nepenthis genome has a window encoding:
- a CDS encoding ComEC/Rec2 family competence protein, protein MWIPIAFAIGCLAYFLLPVEPSVIWGIGSFVLGLLGVAIIRRYYTAYLGLYQISWTITLVALGFGLASLQTHRQEPFYAVPSRATIVQGKVKSIEYLSTGKQRITLQQVRFITAPESDQQEWKRVILFTLSAKDHQSFGNGDIVQARVMLHRPSSPQFIKRYDLQFQSWFRNIGAYGYALEPVKIIAARPNYSIQKLREKIATHIRAVNAGSAGIIAQILLTGIGGELSPDVRHAFAASGLAHLLAIAGLHLGIVIGIVTFTVRWLLLRSQTLALYWSTKTIAIVIGWGVGCCYLILTGLHIPAMRSLFMASIVMLALLCNRSVFSKYNLMLAALFLLLFSPASVLDVSFQMSMAAVMALVSGYQLIFRWLKKYQHVHSYTYCFIKIYILEGAWVSILAGSAVVPVIMFYFHELNLYFVCANLIAVPLMALWIMPLGLLALCTMAFGLDYIFLNLMFFGIDWVIWLAEWVAHLPYASITVPLFPAWGYILYFFGLCILCLCITAIRWSGIVMMIMGISSIFFVTAPTIITSPNGRMIGINHHHQLLMVCQGGCDSLTAEEWRKVSKATAVKIVSDNTKEAGIYCNQEYCFLDDEKILIVLKNIPNNQQEHLCQSSIIELSFLWNQSFCKNIPVVNKKENWINGSHSIWLHPLTINTDIQNRGQRPWVMESIQRGIPKMPMAQQE, encoded by the coding sequence TTGTGGATTCCTATTGCTTTTGCTATTGGATGTTTGGCTTATTTTTTACTCCCTGTTGAGCCGTCTGTCATTTGGGGTATTGGATCTTTCGTTTTAGGTTTGCTAGGGGTGGCGATAATACGTCGTTACTATACGGCGTATTTAGGTCTCTATCAAATCAGTTGGACAATTACTCTTGTCGCACTTGGTTTTGGCTTGGCGTCGTTACAAACCCATCGCCAAGAGCCTTTTTATGCGGTGCCTTCGCGTGCAACGATTGTTCAAGGGAAAGTTAAATCTATTGAATATTTAAGCACTGGGAAGCAACGTATTACATTACAACAAGTGCGTTTTATCACAGCACCAGAATCAGATCAACAAGAGTGGAAAAGAGTGATCTTATTCACACTGTCTGCAAAAGATCATCAATCTTTTGGAAATGGCGATATAGTGCAAGCAAGAGTGATGTTGCATCGTCCTTCATCACCTCAATTTATAAAAAGGTATGATTTACAATTTCAATCTTGGTTTAGAAATATAGGTGCATATGGATATGCCTTAGAGCCTGTAAAGATCATTGCTGCTCGACCCAATTATTCAATACAAAAATTAAGAGAAAAAATCGCCACACATATTCGTGCTGTGAATGCTGGTTCTGCGGGGATCATTGCGCAAATATTATTAACAGGCATTGGTGGAGAGTTATCCCCCGACGTACGTCACGCATTTGCAGCTTCTGGTTTGGCGCATTTATTGGCAATCGCAGGGTTACATTTAGGGATCGTCATAGGGATTGTTACTTTTACAGTGCGCTGGTTGCTTTTGCGCAGTCAAACATTGGCATTATATTGGTCAACCAAAACCATTGCGATTGTTATTGGATGGGGTGTTGGATGCTGTTATTTGATATTAACAGGATTGCACATTCCTGCAATGCGTAGTCTATTTATGGCAAGTATTGTGATGTTGGCTTTACTTTGTAATCGTTCTGTATTTTCCAAATATAATTTGATGCTAGCTGCATTATTTCTCTTACTTTTTTCTCCTGCCTCAGTATTGGATGTGTCATTTCAGATGTCAATGGCTGCTGTTATGGCTTTGGTTTCTGGCTATCAGTTGATTTTTCGATGGTTAAAGAAATATCAACATGTTCATTCTTATACATATTGTTTTATTAAAATATATATTCTAGAAGGCGCTTGGGTCAGTATCTTAGCAGGATCAGCTGTGGTTCCTGTAATAATGTTTTATTTTCACGAATTAAATTTATATTTTGTTTGTGCGAATTTAATAGCCGTCCCTTTAATGGCGTTGTGGATTATGCCGTTGGGATTGTTAGCATTATGCACAATGGCTTTTGGGCTTGACTATATTTTTTTAAACCTGATGTTTTTTGGAATAGATTGGGTAATTTGGTTGGCAGAATGGGTTGCCCATTTACCTTATGCCAGTATTACAGTGCCACTTTTCCCTGCTTGGGGATATATACTTTATTTCTTTGGATTGTGTATTTTATGTTTATGTATCACAGCCATCCGTTGGAGTGGTATAGTGATGATGATCATGGGTATATCTTCCATTTTTTTTGTAACAGCACCTACTATCATAACGTCACCTAATGGGCGAATGATAGGGATCAATCACCATCATCAACTATTGATGGTATGCCAAGGAGGATGTGATTCTTTAACTGCTGAAGAATGGCGTAAAGTCTCAAAAGCAACAGCAGTCAAAATAGTGTCGGATAATACAAAAGAAGCAGGAATATATTGTAATCAGGAATATTGTTTTTTGGATGATGAAAAAATTTTAATTGTATTAAAGAATATTCCAAATAATCAACAAGAACATTTATGTCAGTCAAGTATTATAGAGCTATCTTTCTTATGGAACCAGTCTTTTTGTAAGAATATCCCTGTTGTGAATAAAAAAGAGAATTGGATCAATGGCTCGCATAGTATTTGGTTACATCCTTTAACAATAAATACAGATATACAGAATAGAGGGCAGCGACCTTGGGTTATGGAATCTATTCAAAGAGGAATTCCTAAGATGCCGATGGCACAACAGGAATGA
- a CDS encoding Gfo/Idh/MocA family oxidoreductase, producing the protein MMHVICEKPLFFTVAECDEVRKIAEEKGLIIGVTYGFTGYPLVEQMAMMVKKGMLGEIRIVDLQYTHGFNSGDDTDASEALKMENEPQDFWYNVCARG; encoded by the coding sequence ATGATGCATGTTATTTGTGAAAAACCTTTGTTTTTTACGGTTGCAGAATGTGATGAAGTTCGAAAAATTGCCGAAGAAAAAGGGTTAATCATTGGCGTAACTTATGGATTTACAGGATATCCATTGGTTGAACAAATGGCAATGATGGTTAAAAAAGGGATGTTGGGCGAAATCCGTATAGTTGATCTGCAATATACGCATGGATTTAATTCTGGGGATGATACAGATGCTAGCGAAGCACTAAAAATGGAGAACGAACCCCAAGACTTTTGGTATAACGTTTGTGCTAGGGGATAG
- the gltX gene encoding glutamate--tRNA ligase, producing MTVRTRFAPSPTGLLHIGNARAALFNYLYAKHHNGEFLLRIEDTDKERSTQQAVDVIFDGLAWMGLTPDEDPIYQSTRIQRHQEIALHLLETGKAYKCFCTQEELADMRAKAQVEGKPPRYNGYWRDRDSSEAPENAPYTVRIKAPREGETVLQDLVQGEVTVANIELDDMIILRADGTPTYQHAVVCDDHDMNITHVIRGDDHLTNTFRQLIIYRAMGWDIPNFAHLPLIHGPDGAKLSKRHGASSVVEFRDEGYLPEALCNYLLRLGWGHGDEEILSREEQIKLFDLDGVGRSPSRMDYAKLMYVNGYWLRQADDQRLVKDVVSRLSKNPELILDQDHQNRLLTLMPGLKERAKNLVELAENAKFIFAKMPLSFTEKAQKLLNEENCGMLSKLASQLATLTPFTKESINQFLHQFAETEALKLGKVAQPLRAAVTGSTMSPGIDDTLLALGKEEVLARLGAITNG from the coding sequence ATGACAGTTCGTACACGTTTTGCCCCCAGCCCCACAGGTTTACTCCATATCGGAAATGCTCGCGCGGCACTTTTTAATTATCTTTATGCCAAACATCATAATGGCGAATTTTTATTGCGTATCGAAGATACTGACAAAGAGCGCTCGACCCAACAAGCGGTCGATGTGATTTTTGATGGTTTAGCATGGATGGGATTAACCCCAGATGAAGACCCTATCTATCAATCGACCCGTATTCAAAGACATCAAGAAATCGCTTTACATCTCTTAGAAACAGGCAAAGCCTATAAATGTTTCTGTACCCAAGAAGAACTTGCCGATATGCGTGCCAAAGCACAAGTTGAAGGGAAACCCCCTCGTTATAATGGTTATTGGCGAGATCGTGACTCTTCAGAAGCTCCAGAAAATGCACCTTATACAGTGCGTATCAAAGCCCCACGCGAAGGTGAAACTGTATTACAAGATTTGGTTCAGGGTGAAGTGACCGTCGCAAATATCGAACTTGATGATATGATTATTCTTCGCGCCGATGGTACACCCACCTATCAACATGCGGTTGTGTGCGACGATCATGATATGAATATTACCCATGTTATTCGCGGAGATGACCATTTAACCAATACATTCCGTCAACTCATAATTTATCGTGCAATGGGCTGGGATATTCCGAATTTTGCCCATCTTCCGCTGATTCACGGACCTGATGGTGCAAAACTCTCTAAACGTCATGGTGCCAGCTCTGTTGTAGAATTCCGTGATGAAGGCTATTTACCAGAAGCCCTATGTAATTATCTATTACGCCTAGGTTGGGGACATGGAGACGAAGAGATCCTGAGTCGTGAAGAGCAAATTAAACTGTTTGATCTCGATGGTGTGGGGCGTTCACCATCACGTATGGATTACGCCAAATTAATGTATGTGAATGGGTATTGGCTCCGTCAAGCTGACGATCAAAGACTCGTAAAAGATGTTGTTTCTCGTCTTTCAAAAAATCCTGAATTAATTTTGGATCAAGATCATCAAAATCGTTTATTAACATTAATGCCAGGGTTAAAAGAGCGTGCTAAAAACCTAGTAGAATTGGCTGAAAATGCAAAGTTCATTTTTGCAAAAATGCCTTTATCTTTTACTGAAAAAGCACAAAAACTACTCAACGAAGAAAATTGTGGTATGTTAAGCAAACTTGCATCTCAACTTGCCACCTTAACTCCTTTTACCAAAGAGAGCATTAACCAATTTCTTCATCAATTTGCAGAAACAGAGGCACTCAAGTTAGGCAAAGTCGCCCAACCTTTGCGCGCAGCTGTAACAGGCAGCACGATGTCCCCTGGAATTGACGATACCTTATTGGCTTTGGGCAAAGAAGAAGTGTTGGCTAGATTAGGAGCCATAACCAATGGATAA
- a CDS encoding aspartate carbamoyltransferase catalytic subunit, which translates to MDNPFGQHFLGIEGLSPHHIESLLDRADNYALLNRSRKTPRTLLRERTLITLFFENSTRTRTSFELAGKRLGADVINMSVSTSSVSKGETLLDTAYTLNAMRADLLVIRHSHSGAPALLAQKVDASVINAGDGMHEHPTQALLDALTIRRHYGTLSGLTVAICGDILHSRVARSNILLLNTMGCKVRVIGPPTLLPLTITKMGATPYYSMDEGIKDVDVIMMLRMQKERMQAGLVPSSREYFRFFGLDRRRLNLAKPGALVMHPGPLNRGVEIDSNVADDPAQSVIQEQVEMGVAVRMAVLEKFSQIKAQP; encoded by the coding sequence ATGGATAACCCATTTGGACAACATTTCTTGGGAATAGAAGGTCTATCCCCTCATCATATTGAATCTTTACTGGATCGCGCTGATAATTATGCATTGCTAAATCGTTCTCGTAAAACACCCAGAACGTTGTTAAGAGAACGTACACTCATTACGCTCTTTTTTGAGAATAGTACACGAACCAGAACCTCTTTTGAACTTGCTGGTAAAAGATTGGGGGCAGACGTCATTAATATGTCTGTATCCACATCCTCTGTCAGCAAAGGTGAAACGTTATTAGATACTGCCTATACACTCAACGCAATGCGTGCAGATCTATTGGTTATTCGACATTCTCATTCAGGCGCACCAGCCCTTTTGGCACAAAAAGTCGATGCCAGTGTCATTAATGCGGGTGACGGAATGCATGAGCATCCAACCCAAGCATTATTAGATGCTCTGACCATTCGTCGTCATTACGGTACATTATCAGGATTAACCGTTGCCATTTGTGGTGATATTTTACATAGCCGCGTTGCACGCTCTAATATCTTACTTTTAAATACAATGGGATGTAAGGTACGCGTTATCGGACCACCAACATTACTGCCATTAACCATTACGAAAATGGGGGCTACTCCCTATTATTCTATGGATGAAGGTATTAAAGACGTTGATGTTATTATGATGTTACGGATGCAAAAAGAACGCATGCAAGCGGGTCTGGTTCCAAGCAGCAGAGAATATTTCCGTTTTTTTGGGTTGGATCGTCGTCGATTAAACCTTGCCAAGCCAGGTGCTTTAGTCATGCATCCAGGTCCATTAAATCGTGGAGTCGAAATTGACAGTAATGTTGCAGATGACCCAGCCCAAAGCGTGATCCAAGAACAGGTCGAAATGGGGGTTGCGGTTCGAATGGCAGTTCTTGAAAAATTCTCTCAGATAAAGGCTCAACCATGA
- a CDS encoding dihydroorotase yields the protein MKPLLLTNVRLIDPKSGLDKIGRLLVKEGKIAAVDMPESEKLPDACEIIDGQGAVLCPGLVDMRVTVGEPGYEYRETIATAAEASAAGGITTMAILPNSKPAIDNPALVTLLKAKGEETHSVNILPYGALSVGCEGKEMAEIGLLQEAGAIAFTDGNKALENTRLMMLTMAYARGYNCLVVQHPEDPSLARKGSATRGELATKLGLPSIPAAAEAIMIARDLRLAELTGCRLHFGHVSTAEGLGLIRQAKAKGLPVSCDTAPVYFDLNEDAIGDFRTYAKLSPPLRSEEDRQAVCQALADGTIDAIASDHLPRDVDDKRLPFAEAAAGGTGLVTLLSVTLLQVKKGDLSLSDALSLLTYRPAELLGQQFGTLSIGVDADLCLFDPDQNWLVEAGKLPGRAQNTPFDNRELPGVVLGTWKAGRRVYARQSS from the coding sequence ATGAAACCATTGCTCCTTACCAATGTTCGTTTAATAGATCCTAAATCTGGACTAGATAAAATTGGGCGTTTACTTGTCAAAGAAGGCAAGATCGCAGCTGTTGATATGCCAGAAAGCGAAAAATTACCCGATGCATGCGAAATTATTGATGGACAAGGCGCTGTGCTATGTCCTGGTTTGGTAGATATGCGGGTAACTGTTGGCGAACCAGGTTACGAATATCGAGAAACCATCGCCACAGCTGCCGAAGCCAGTGCTGCTGGGGGAATTACCACCATGGCGATCTTACCCAACAGCAAGCCAGCAATTGACAATCCTGCGCTGGTCACCTTGCTGAAAGCCAAAGGGGAAGAAACACATTCTGTCAATATTTTACCTTATGGTGCGCTAAGTGTGGGGTGCGAAGGCAAGGAAATGGCTGAAATTGGTTTGTTACAAGAAGCGGGCGCGATTGCATTCACCGATGGTAACAAAGCTCTTGAGAATACACGCCTGATGATGTTAACCATGGCGTATGCCAGAGGATATAATTGCCTTGTCGTACAACATCCAGAAGACCCCTCTCTTGCCAGAAAGGGCAGCGCCACGAGAGGTGAATTGGCTACCAAACTAGGCTTACCCTCTATCCCTGCTGCTGCTGAAGCCATCATGATTGCAAGGGATTTACGCCTTGCCGAACTCACAGGATGTCGTTTACATTTTGGTCACGTCTCCACCGCAGAAGGGTTAGGATTAATTCGCCAAGCCAAAGCCAAAGGTTTACCCGTCAGTTGCGATACTGCGCCTGTATATTTTGATTTAAATGAAGACGCTATTGGTGATTTTCGTACTTATGCAAAATTATCCCCCCCATTAAGATCAGAAGAAGATCGCCAAGCCGTTTGTCAAGCGCTTGCTGATGGAACGATTGATGCGATTGCATCAGATCATCTTCCTCGGGATGTTGATGACAAGCGCTTACCTTTTGCTGAAGCTGCTGCTGGTGGCACGGGATTGGTGACATTATTAAGCGTGACTTTATTACAGGTTAAAAAAGGCGATCTCTCTTTGTCGGATGCACTATCCTTATTAACCTATCGTCCTGCAGAATTACTAGGGCAACAGTTTGGTACCTTAAGTATTGGAGTTGATGCTGATCTTTGTTTGTTTGATCCTGACCAAAATTGGTTGGTAGAAGCTGGCAAATTGCCTGGTCGTGCGCAAAACACACCTTTTGACAATCGTGAATTACCAGGCGTTGTTTTAGGCACTTGGAAAGCTGGTCGTCGTGTCTATGCAAGGCAATCATCATGA
- the plsY gene encoding glycerol-3-phosphate 1-O-acyltransferase PlsY has translation MMWHIPPSAMPLMVGIALISYLIGSIPFGMLISQLGGLGDIRKIGSGNIGATNVLRTGNKKLAALTLLCDMGKGTFAVACGYIFGTGLPNLNPAISIAAIFVVLGHCFPIWLGFKGGKGVATGLGAALALTPISGILCCAVWLLGAKLSKISSMGALTAFIAWPLLVMIESQFDLKAPLLFPALIISLLVIWRHQANIQRLMNGTEPRIGDKKEHSSLSNPSND, from the coding sequence ATGATGTGGCATATTCCTCCTTCTGCAATGCCTTTGATGGTTGGTATTGCGTTAATATCTTATCTGATTGGCAGCATTCCCTTTGGGATGCTTATCAGCCAATTAGGCGGTCTGGGGGATATTCGCAAAATCGGCTCTGGCAATATTGGTGCAACCAATGTTCTAAGAACAGGTAATAAGAAACTTGCAGCACTCACCTTATTATGTGATATGGGCAAAGGGACTTTCGCAGTAGCTTGTGGGTATATATTTGGCACAGGTCTACCAAACCTTAATCCTGCGATATCTATTGCTGCTATTTTTGTCGTGCTTGGACATTGTTTTCCAATATGGTTGGGCTTTAAAGGGGGCAAAGGTGTTGCAACAGGTTTGGGCGCTGCACTTGCCCTGACACCAATTTCTGGCATTTTATGTTGTGCTGTCTGGCTTTTAGGCGCTAAATTATCAAAGATTTCTTCTATGGGTGCCTTAACGGCTTTTATTGCGTGGCCTTTATTAGTCATGATTGAATCTCAATTTGATTTAAAAGCACCTTTGTTATTTCCAGCGTTAATCATCAGCCTGTTGGTGATTTGGCGACACCAAGCCAATATTCAACGATTGATGAATGGCACTGAGCCTCGTATTGGGGATAAAAAAGAACATTCTTCTTTATCTAATCCATCTAATGACTAA
- the dprA gene encoding DNA-processing protein DprA, whose amino-acid sequence MTSNNLSIQKLSSYLRLARTDGIGAIRFHQLLKKYRTPEAALDILPSLIRNKKTSAFFSPPPLSVIVKEIEKTFELQGQFLIHGFEDYPPLLSQLDDAPPVLTILGNIEFLHKQNIAIVGARNASMHGIRVAESLAADLAAHSIGVTSGLARGIDQAAHKGALYTGFTIAAIACGVDIVYPTEHEKLQKQIAEKGVIVSEFPLGTPPQTTHFPRRNRLIAGLCHGCVVIEAALNSGSLITSKLALDYNKPIFAVPGSPLDPRCKGSNNLLRMGAVLTENALDILPELSSLLINKNKPFKPDLFANINPPIETINDQPTDITQETTGNSIEKDIIALLSTTPTPIDLIIRHLSYSATEILSTVTLLEINNKIIFQHNGYMLTS is encoded by the coding sequence ATGACCTCCAATAACCTGTCTATTCAAAAGCTATCTTCTTATTTAAGACTTGCAAGAACAGACGGTATTGGAGCCATTCGCTTTCATCAGCTGTTAAAAAAATATCGTACGCCCGAAGCAGCTTTGGACATATTGCCTTCTCTAATCAGAAATAAAAAAACATCTGCGTTTTTTTCGCCACCACCTTTATCTGTTATCGTTAAGGAAATTGAGAAAACTTTTGAACTGCAAGGACAGTTTCTAATTCATGGATTTGAGGATTATCCCCCATTATTAAGTCAATTAGATGACGCGCCGCCAGTTCTTACCATCCTCGGAAATATCGAGTTTCTTCATAAACAAAATATTGCAATTGTTGGAGCCAGAAATGCGTCTATGCATGGTATCAGAGTTGCAGAAAGTCTGGCTGCTGATCTAGCTGCACATTCTATTGGTGTCACTTCTGGTCTTGCCAGAGGCATCGATCAAGCCGCACATAAAGGGGCTTTATATACTGGCTTTACGATTGCAGCGATTGCATGTGGAGTTGACATCGTTTACCCAACAGAACACGAAAAATTACAAAAGCAAATCGCTGAAAAAGGCGTTATCGTATCAGAATTTCCGTTGGGAACCCCTCCTCAAACCACCCATTTCCCACGTAGGAACAGATTAATTGCAGGATTGTGCCATGGATGTGTCGTCATTGAGGCTGCCCTTAATTCTGGCAGTTTGATTACAAGCAAACTTGCGCTGGATTATAATAAACCTATTTTTGCTGTGCCCGGTTCGCCTTTAGATCCGCGTTGTAAAGGCAGCAATAACCTTTTAAGAATGGGCGCGGTTTTAACAGAAAATGCTTTGGATATTCTTCCAGAACTTTCATCATTGCTTATCAACAAGAATAAACCTTTTAAACCTGATTTATTTGCTAATATTAATCCGCCTATTGAAACCATCAACGATCAACCAACCGATATTACTCAGGAAACGACAGGCAATTCAATAGAAAAAGACATCATCGCTTTATTATCCACTACACCGACCCCTATTGATTTAATCATTCGTCACCTTTCTTATTCTGCAACTGAAATACTTAGCACAGTTACTTTACTTGAGATTAATAACAAAATTATCTTTCAACATAATGGATATATGTTAACTTCCTAA
- the topA gene encoding type I DNA topoisomerase has translation MTDVIIVESPAKAKTINKYLGNQYTVLASFGHVRDLPPKDGSVRPDEDFAMDWAADERGTKQIKAISQALKGAKNLYLATDPDREGEAISWHVRAMLEDKKLLKNINVERVTFNEITKQAVQHAMQNPRELDQPLIEAYLARRALDYLVGFTLSPILWRKLPGSRSAGRVQSVALRLICEREAEIEIFKSKEYWTISGTFLTSENAAFTAKLTQFKSAKLEQFDLSNEELAQQAVKVLQKEKFAVQAVERKKTKRNPAPPFTTSTLQQEASRKLHMSAQNTMRTAQQLYEGVDLGGETVGLITYMRTDGVQMASEAIASIRQHIETQFGDKYLPSKPRHYTSKAKNAQEAHEAIRPTNISYTPDQITDYLTPDQKKLYELIWKRAVASQMQSAELDQVAVTLANPSKEHLFRATGSMIAFDGFLKLYKDIVDDQEKDPAKQENSTMLPSMKEGESTSTKTIIPEQHFTQPPPRYSEASLVKKMEELGIGRPSTYASILGVLRDREYVTLENRYFIPQDRGRLVTAFLTSFFKRYVDVDFTANLEEKLDEISDSKINWKKVLRDFWDDFSKAIEQTKDLKISNVIDALDHDLGNHFFAESTDGTDPRKCPACESGKLHLKLGRYGAFIGCTNYPKCQYTRRLAVDGANPEEDESLKEGSRTLGNHPDTNEAIVLKRGPYGLYIQCGEADPENKKKKPKRATIPKGMDGNTITLSDAIGLLSLPRTLGEYPTTGEVIQAGLGPFGPYIKVGNIFASLDKTDNVLTVDLPRALEVVEKKMASIHNLGPHPKDKEPILLRKGRFGFYLQHKKTVAPLPKGDNGDNLTLETAVSILEEKGKATKEKTKKKKTTTTSTAKKTTSATTKKAAPRKKAKKD, from the coding sequence ATGACAGACGTCATTATAGTAGAATCCCCTGCTAAGGCTAAAACAATTAATAAATACCTTGGCAATCAATATACTGTTCTTGCCTCTTTTGGTCATGTGCGCGACCTACCACCCAAAGATGGCAGCGTGCGCCCTGACGAAGATTTCGCTATGGATTGGGCTGCGGATGAACGTGGTACAAAGCAAATCAAAGCCATTTCACAAGCGCTGAAAGGGGCTAAAAACCTCTATCTCGCCACTGACCCTGATCGTGAAGGTGAAGCAATTTCATGGCATGTTCGGGCAATGTTAGAGGACAAAAAACTCCTTAAAAACATCAATGTTGAACGGGTAACTTTTAATGAAATTACTAAACAAGCCGTTCAACATGCGATGCAAAATCCTCGAGAACTCGATCAACCCCTTATTGAAGCTTATCTTGCTCGTCGTGCCTTGGATTATTTGGTTGGCTTTACCCTTTCGCCTATTTTATGGAGAAAACTGCCTGGCTCTCGCAGTGCCGGACGCGTGCAATCGGTGGCTTTACGCCTGATTTGCGAACGTGAAGCAGAAATTGAAATATTCAAATCCAAAGAATATTGGACCATTAGTGGTACGTTTTTAACGTCTGAAAATGCTGCATTCACAGCCAAGTTAACGCAATTCAAAAGTGCAAAATTAGAACAATTTGATCTTAGTAATGAAGAACTTGCACAACAAGCGGTCAAAGTCCTTCAAAAAGAAAAATTTGCTGTTCAAGCCGTTGAACGAAAAAAAACCAAACGCAATCCAGCTCCTCCGTTTACGACGTCTACTTTGCAACAAGAAGCTTCTCGTAAATTACATATGAGCGCACAAAATACGATGCGCACAGCCCAACAGCTTTATGAGGGGGTTGATCTTGGCGGGGAAACGGTTGGATTAATTACTTATATGAGAACAGACGGCGTGCAAATGGCAAGCGAAGCCATTGCCTCTATTCGTCAACATATTGAAACTCAATTTGGGGATAAATATCTACCTTCCAAGCCCCGTCATTATACAAGCAAAGCAAAAAATGCCCAAGAGGCACATGAAGCAATACGACCAACGAATATCAGTTATACTCCAGATCAAATTACTGATTATTTAACACCAGATCAAAAAAAGCTCTATGAATTAATCTGGAAACGTGCCGTTGCAAGCCAAATGCAATCTGCAGAATTAGATCAAGTTGCAGTAACGCTTGCCAATCCAAGCAAAGAGCATTTATTCAGAGCAACAGGCTCTATGATTGCCTTTGATGGTTTCTTGAAACTTTATAAAGATATTGTTGACGATCAAGAAAAAGACCCAGCTAAACAAGAAAATTCTACAATGTTGCCCTCTATGAAAGAAGGCGAGAGCACCTCAACCAAAACAATCATACCCGAACAGCATTTTACACAGCCCCCTCCTCGTTACAGTGAGGCGTCTCTCGTAAAAAAAATGGAAGAGCTGGGTATTGGTAGACCCTCTACTTATGCTTCTATTTTAGGAGTGTTGCGTGATCGAGAGTATGTAACGCTTGAAAATCGATATTTCATCCCACAAGATCGTGGAAGGTTGGTCACAGCTTTTCTAACGTCTTTCTTTAAACGTTATGTAGATGTTGATTTCACAGCTAATTTAGAAGAAAAATTAGATGAAATTTCCGACAGTAAAATTAACTGGAAAAAAGTTCTAAGAGATTTCTGGGATGATTTTTCTAAAGCAATCGAACAAACAAAAGATCTCAAAATTTCCAATGTCATTGATGCGTTGGATCATGATTTGGGCAATCATTTTTTTGCAGAATCAACCGATGGTACTGACCCACGTAAATGTCCAGCTTGTGAAAGTGGAAAACTACACCTTAAACTTGGTCGATATGGTGCTTTCATAGGGTGTACAAACTATCCAAAATGCCAATATACCCGTCGACTAGCCGTTGATGGTGCCAATCCAGAAGAAGATGAGAGCTTAAAAGAAGGTTCTCGCACTCTTGGCAATCACCCTGATACAAATGAAGCGATTGTTTTAAAACGGGGTCCTTATGGACTCTATATTCAATGTGGTGAAGCGGATCCTGAAAATAAAAAGAAAAAGCCTAAACGTGCAACCATACCCAAAGGAATGGATGGGAATACAATTACGTTATCAGACGCTATTGGATTGTTATCTCTGCCTCGCACTTTAGGGGAATATCCAACAACTGGCGAGGTCATCCAAGCTGGTTTGGGTCCATTTGGACCTTATATTAAGGTTGGTAATATTTTTGCTTCTTTGGATAAAACAGATAATGTTTTGACTGTTGACCTTCCACGTGCGTTAGAAGTCGTTGAGAAAAAGATGGCTTCTATTCACAATTTAGGACCACATCCAAAAGATAAAGAACCGATTTTGTTAAGAAAAGGACGTTTTGGGTTCTATTTACAGCATAAAAAAACAGTTGCTCCTTTACCAAAAGGTGATAACGGCGACAATCTTACCCTAGAAACAGCAGTTTCTATTTTAGAAGAAAAAGGTAAAGCCACCAAAGAAAAAACAAAAAAGAAAAAAACAACAACAACTTCTACAGCTAAAAAAACAACGAGCGCGACTACTAAAAAAGCAGCCCCTCGTAAAAAAGCAAAGAAAGACTAG